CGATTGTGTGCCAAAATCAAGGAAGAGTCATCAAGCGAAAGATCTTAGGTATTCGAGAACTCCGACAACTTCGATCTTTATCTTCATCGCATGGATTTGGGAATGTTCAAATATGAGGTAATGTTATCTAATGCATATTCTAAATctcatttttgtataaaaaacaatttttccaTTGTGCATAGATTTAGAAAAACCTAGGAAGTTTTACATGCACATAACCTTATTCTAGGATAAGGAACAAAGAGATTTGAGTTTCCTTATAATGCACTAGAAATTCAAATGGATTGTCTAAGTCTATAAACCAATTATGAACAAATTATCTACTTGCAAAGAAcgcatgacttggatcttccataCAACTCTTAGTAAACCCAATTCATATACAACGCGAGAAATGCTAAACCAAAATGCTCAATAAGTGTAATGCATAAATAGGTTAGATAAAATTAAGAAACTAgaatcttattaataaataataaaaccatTATTGTTATATTATGTCATGTTTTAAAGAGTTCTATCCTAACATGGGTAAGTTCCTAGGAAATACTAGAGGGGTCatattggtttcacttaaaacccAGTCTCCTTAGATAGAGCTTCCTTAAACCATACTCATCCATTTATGatcacctatatatatatatatatatatatatatatatatgcatactTATATGTATATCAAGGATATATGAATCATATAACCCTTATAAAAATAGCATTTGACCAAAACACATATATCTcatgatatttgaaaaataatatatgaatatatcATTATAAGCATGAGATATATAGTTTTTAACCAAAGAAAAATTATGCACTACATGACCACTTACCATTATAAATAGGAATTGTTGTAGTACTTTTATTATAGAGACTCAAATATCTAACATTTGGAATAAAAACACTATAAgagctttttttttccttctcttattttctttcttgataGGTTAGTACTCCTATATATTTATAGGGATTAATGAGAACCTAAAGCAAGTGAGCTTATAGGTGACTCATTGCATGACTTATCCCGATGTCaataaaagagaaagaattAGCTTTTCCTATTACATGAAAATGAGATGCGGTGATGTACTTGATCCTTGTAGTTGCTTAAGTAAGTGAAGTAGGTCCATGAATCACCATGCCTAGTTAAGTGTCACGTGATGAAAGCAATTTAGAGtacgtttggtagtgattctaggaagtgtttctagtttttctaacacttgaaaatttttatctttcaattaTTAGTAAggctagaaacacttcctataatcactaccaaacgcatTCTCAATGTCCTTTTGGTTGCATGCATTTCGAAACCTCATTCTTAGGTTGCATGCATTCTTACACCTTATAATTGATTACATTCTGAAATCTCCATCTAGGTTGCATAATTTGGATTCCTCATGGTTGGTTGCAAACATTGCAATACCTCATACTTAGTTGTATGATTCCAACATCTCAGGTTTTGTTGTATGCATTGGGAACCTAGGATTACTATGTTCCCATGCCCTAGATCGCGTAGGGTGCGTGCAACTATCCTTAAGGCTCTCTAGATCTATCGCAGCGAATAAAcaggttttcaaaaacaataaggataccatagaaaacatagatttagaaaataaactGCTCATACATAGATttagatgttcctagatcaattccTTGTGGTGAAGAACATGACTAGAAAAACTAGAGAATCTCTCTTCATGTTGCTACTTGTTGTGTGTCCCGTGCACATGGCCTATGAATCCTGTGCACGCGTCTTGTACGCATCTTGTGAAATTCTCATGCATGTAGTTTGTGTGATTCTAGTGCACTtctcatacacccaagatcttccacccGATAACTCTTCCTTGTATCTAAGCACTGAGATGGTGGAGATTTCAATggtggaggctagggttttctCTCTGGACTGAAAAGGGAGAATGAATGGAAAAAcctggaaaccctaacccctaaaggggtatttataggcttcctattaggcttaagtgacttgagcccaccatgggcttggttcacttaatctagcccaaaaaggttgctatttgattaattaaacaTACGAGgcataattaatcaattagctcagtctaaagataccactcacttatccttgtgcaaccttgtcTAATTACCAAAACTCATTTATACACagaagtgaactaaaaactcatccaacTCTCATAAGTCGTGCCAACAATgaatatgagctcaaaatatggaccattgggacccataggagtactgactccctcataatcaaattttgaaattgactcaacatcttactacagagagtcaactacactccagtACCGTATGTGtattacaacgagacaccaagtgctcaggtctgtgacttactatccactacatgcagactccccatgaactagtgttcgtaatctaacaaggtagtactatcacctatcaagattacctctcaaatccttgaattacatatctcacttattatgtgatcaattaacatactcTAGAttcaaggagcatatgtcaaattccactaaaggaattactatggccatagatttcatggccgcatgtcttttggatcacccaaagggacacactatctcaatcgcatgagatatcatggtgcctctattgagaatacctgttgccaccagcctccatcaatagcGACCCAATCTATAaggatatatgatcactttaagggTTTTACACATAGGCCAaagtctcctattgattttggcacatgctcaatatcctctcgaggttgagagttcatgcagtatagtagcttggtgaatcatgacaattgatagccttgtatcatgattcaccgtaggtcctatccaatgtgcatcacatacactagtgcactcaccatgggaaacccatcccaacaaccaagacaagtcatccctccaattaggaggtgatgcTCTAtaatctctattggattgcccaaatctatgAACCAACTATTttcaacttatctacttacaaggaacccatgacttgtatcttctgtgcaactcctaatgcacccaagtcatgtacaatataagagacatgggttgaatgctcaaatcaatgtcaatacaccaaagggatagcaaggggatagttaagtctaactttgttacatcatgtcttgcttttaggggcatAACCCTAACAACATGCATTTAACACTTCATGTTTGGAAAACGATATGTTAGAAGTTATGCACTTGGTTGCTTGGTAAAGGATGAGCAAGCAGgtgaataaaaatgaaaacttcaaaaatattattcttaaaaactaaggtTGTTACAAATGCTACTACCTACTGGATACTTCCCTTACTATCAAGTGTTGGAATCTTCAagacatatcattttttttcctctcaagTCTCGTTATTAAGTGCTTTAGTCTCTATTTGTTGACTTTGAACTCATTACCAATCTTGGGATTGCAAATTTTGGCTCCAAAGGGCACACCTTTTGTACTAGATAAGGAACAATCCACCTTGATCTTAGCTTCCTTAAAAGAGATGGAACTTAGGATCATACAACACCTTTTGGCTTGGTTGGAACTCTCTCCTCAAGATTGTTTTATCATAGTAGAACTTGGTCTTctcctttaatattttttggaacTCAAATTGAGGACCCATTCCTTAGAGCTTTCAATTTATTCAAGTCTTAGTTTGTCTTCATCCTTACCTCATCATAATCAAAGTTAAACTTTCTTAGTCACTCAATAAGCTTTATGCTTTATTTCCATGAGTAGATGACAAGCTTTCTCATAAACCAACCTATAAGGGGACATATAAACCTAaacttgttttatatgttgtcCTATAGTCTCATAATGCATCTAAGAATTTGCAAGACCAATGCTTCCTTATGATGTTGAAAACCTTAATCATTATACTCATTATCTTCCTAATGGCCAACTCAACTTGTCAACTTGTTTGGTAACAGTAACATGTAGAGACTTTGTGTTtgactctatatatatatttatgcaaGAAGTTTGTGAAGggtttattacaaaaaaaaaaaaaaaaaaaaacacgggaTCCTCCATCACTAATGATAGCTTCAGGAATCCCAAACTTTGCAAATATATTCTCCTTTGTAAGCTTAAGCACTACCTTGTGGTAATTGATTTTGCATGCCACATCCTCtacccatttggaaacatgatcAACCCCTACAAGAATGTAGAGGTTTCCAAAAGTTAGGAGAAAAAGCTCCATAAAGTTGATCCAATCCCTAAGATCAATTTTTGTAAATCAAAGACatcaaataaaaccaacaaaaattccaatatcaaatttaatttcttctaACAATTTTCGTTTAAGTTTGTATATAAGTtccttttgtttaaaatttatcatgcCCTTTTGCCCTAGtgtctatatatgatatgattatTCTATATGGGCATTGTCCTCATCCATCAATTAGTGAAAAGTTCATTTTCTCCCTATTCATTATTAGAAACCGAGTTAAACTTGGGCTTAGAGGGTTGCTTTTAtgccttcctaataagtaatcTTTGTCCCTTGTACTAGATCTAGGATGATTAACTATTGCATTGTTTTCGTTTTTGGAATTAGTatggttttcattttcttattttcatatttcctttaaaagtaaataaaataaaataaatagcaaatCCAAAccttctttttaaattaaaaaaaaaagtaaataaaaggcattttcaaataaataaagggaGTTTAGTCATTGAGtgtgaatgaaaatgaaaatgaaaatggtaggtCTAAAGATTAATTGTTCTTAAAGTTTTAAGAGATTTAATGTTTGGGCTATAAAAGGACTACCTGCTCACATCCTTAACCTATTCACCCCATTAACCTATTCACCTCCAGTAGCTAGTTCTGTTATACAACATCTCAacctttcataatttaaattcacCTAATGTAAATTCACCGACATATTAAATATCAATACGTGTAGGCTTGGTAGAATATATGAATTCAATGGTGTAGCATACGTACACATCATAATACACAGTTCTCTTTCTAGTGAGACTTCTATATAAAGTTCTCGGTTTCTTTGGAGATAtctaagaaaaaagaaaaacagacaTCAATCATCCCCACAAAATGAAAAGATTGACCAGCTTTCTTCTAATGTTTTGCTTTTCCCTATGCATTATTCTCATGTCATTCAGGCAATCTCAGTTCTTCAATGGCACCATCTACGATGTTCGAGTTGTCAACGGCTTCACGGACAATTCATCGTTGGTATTGGTAATTTGGTGTTCCTCCCAACATAATGATTTAGGCGGACGTGCCCTCCAGGCGGGTGATGATTTTAGTTGGAGTCTGAAAACCAACTTGTGGGCCACCACCCTTTTCCACTGCACCATGAAATGGGATCAACGGAGGACAAGTTTTGAAGCCTTTCAGGTTCAGCGGGATAGTCAGCGATGTGCCCCTTTCAGGACCTGCTTTTGGCTGGTGAAAGAGGACGGATTTTATTTCAGCAATGACCAAGTAAACTGGAAGAAGGATTTTTCATGGTCATAGTTGATTCAAGTTAATTACCCGGTATCTCCTATATATTCCAGTGCTGTTGTATCGAGGGTTGTGAGGAATAGCAACTGTAGTTTTAGATGTGTCATGGTATGACATTATTTTCtgttaatttcttttgtttttggtaGAAGTACTACTGCAATTTTGGTTCCATAGACTTTCATATCACAGAAACTCTTTCCACCTGATATTACTTGGAACAGAGAAAAAGCGAAAGTGAATGGGTAGGGtttaagattttgattaaatatcaattttttaaggCTGCGACTGAATTCAAATGCTGCAGGACAACGATCAATCAAGTTCAAAGATAGAGAACAGCACAAGCAAAACCAAGCCCTTTTTGCCGCTAGCAAACTAGATTTCTAGTACCATTTCAGTATGatattatatgatttaaa
This region of Vitis vinifera cultivar Pinot Noir 40024 chromosome 5, ASM3070453v1 genomic DNA includes:
- the LOC104879334 gene encoding self-incompatibility protein S1; translated protein: MEVGDCSGFQRLLSWQSQFFNGTIYDVRVVNGFTDNSSLVLVIWCSSQHNDLGGRALQAGDDFSWSLKTNLWATTLFHCTMKWDQRRTSFEAFQVQRDSQRCAPFRTCFWLVKEDGFYFSNDQVNWKKDFSWS